One genomic window of Bacillus mycoides includes the following:
- a CDS encoding AbrB/MazE/SpoVT family DNA-binding domain-containing protein, translated as MKATGIIRKVDELGRIVIPKELRDVLGIQIKSPLEIFVEEDKVILQKYQPYNACQITGDVSDQNISLANGSITVSIEGAKHVIKEIEQFLNKSEI; from the coding sequence TTCGAAAAGTAGATGAATTGGGACGGATAGTTATTCCTAAAGAATTACGAGATGTATTAGGAATACAAATTAAATCACCACTTGAAATTTTTGTAGAAGAAGACAAAGTCATTTTACAAAAATATCAACCTTACAATGCTTGTCAAATAACAGGTGATGTTTCAGACCAAAATATTTCATTAGCAAATGGAAGCATTACTGTTAGTATAGAAGGCGCAAAACATGTAATAAAAGAAATTGAGCAGTTTTTGAACAAGAGTGAGATTTAG